In a single window of the Pseudanabaena sp. BC1403 genome:
- a CDS encoding aldo/keto reductase, whose product MSINTYRTLGRSGLIVSPLALGTMTFGTQRWGSPDEVSESIFHTYVEAGGNFIDTADVYANGRSEELIGGYIADRDLRDRLVLATKCGFHSGELGNPNAGGNGRKNIHRALEQSLRRLNTDYIDLYWMHVWDMVTPVEEVLQSLGDLVSAGKIRYFGFSDIPAWYAAKAATLAAVNNLSHPIAMQLAYSLVERNIEREHLPAARECGLGICAWSPIAAGFLTGKYQREGAVASGEGRLIGSNPFGNMMFTDRNWRILDTLRTVAVQIERPLAQVALAWVSAKAEITSPILGVSKLEQLHDNLSSLEIRLTGEQLQTLNESTAIDLGFPYSIFTQEINRNIFGGTNVQGW is encoded by the coding sequence ATGAGCATCAATACCTACCGCACCCTCGGTCGATCTGGACTAATTGTGAGTCCACTTGCCCTCGGCACTATGACCTTCGGCACTCAGCGATGGGGTTCGCCCGATGAGGTTTCTGAATCCATCTTCCACACCTACGTCGAGGCGGGTGGGAACTTCATCGATACCGCCGATGTGTATGCAAATGGTCGTAGTGAAGAACTAATCGGTGGCTATATTGCTGATCGCGATTTGCGCGATCGCCTTGTGCTTGCAACCAAGTGCGGTTTTCACAGCGGCGAGCTAGGCAACCCAAATGCTGGTGGTAATGGTCGTAAGAACATTCACCGTGCGCTGGAGCAATCGCTGCGTCGTCTCAATACCGACTATATCGACCTCTACTGGATGCACGTCTGGGATATGGTCACACCAGTCGAAGAGGTATTGCAGTCACTTGGAGACCTAGTAAGCGCTGGCAAGATTCGTTACTTCGGTTTCTCGGACATTCCTGCTTGGTATGCCGCCAAAGCCGCTACCCTAGCGGCAGTGAACAATCTTTCCCATCCGATCGCCATGCAACTGGCATATTCCCTAGTCGAGCGTAATATCGAGCGCGAACATCTACCCGCCGCTCGTGAATGCGGTCTTGGTATCTGCGCTTGGAGTCCGATTGCCGCTGGTTTCCTCACGGGTAAGTATCAGCGCGAAGGCGCAGTGGCAAGCGGTGAAGGTCGGCTGATTGGCTCCAATCCTTTTGGGAATATGATGTTTACCGATCGCAACTGGCGCATTCTCGATACTCTGAGAACGGTAGCGGTGCAGATTGAGCGTCCCTTAGCGCAGGTCGCCCTCGCTTGGGTTTCGGCAAAAGCGGAGATTACCTCACCGATATTGGGAGTCAGCAAGCTGGAGCAGTTGCACGATAACTTGTCTTCCCTAGAAATCCGCCTCACTGGAGAACAACTTCAAACATTGAATGAAAGTACTGCGATCGATCTAGGATTCCCTTACAGCATTTTTACTCAGGAGATAAACCGCAATATCTTCGGCGGCACGAACGTTCAAGGCTGGTAA
- a CDS encoding SDR family oxidoreductase, which yields MLNVKDKVVIITGASSGIGEATARLLAKNGAKVILGARRIDRLEAIVKDIHAEGGIAECQTLDVTQRKQLEAIAKFAKDKFGHVDVLINNAGVMPLSTLDQLNVEEWDRMIDVNIKGVLYGIAAILPVMKEQKFGQIINLSSIAGHTVYPTSAVYCATKFAVGAISEGLRQEVGGDIRVTVISPGVTKSELADTISDEAARKGIQEFRKLCIPSEAIARSIQFAISQPDDVDVSEMIVRPTASPY from the coding sequence ATGCTAAACGTAAAAGACAAAGTTGTAATTATCACTGGAGCCAGTAGCGGAATTGGTGAAGCGACTGCTAGATTGCTTGCTAAAAATGGTGCGAAAGTCATTCTAGGTGCGCGTCGAATTGATCGCCTAGAAGCGATTGTTAAGGACATTCACGCGGAAGGTGGAATTGCTGAATGCCAAACGCTAGATGTAACACAACGAAAGCAACTAGAAGCGATCGCAAAATTTGCAAAAGACAAGTTTGGTCACGTTGATGTCCTGATTAACAATGCAGGAGTCATGCCACTATCCACCCTCGATCAACTCAATGTGGAAGAATGGGATCGGATGATTGATGTCAATATCAAGGGTGTTTTGTATGGGATCGCTGCAATACTTCCTGTTATGAAAGAGCAAAAGTTTGGACAGATTATTAATCTCTCTTCCATTGCTGGACACACTGTCTACCCCACGTCAGCAGTTTATTGTGCAACCAAATTTGCCGTTGGTGCAATCTCTGAAGGTTTGAGACAAGAAGTTGGCGGCGATATTCGGGTGACGGTGATTTCACCTGGTGTCACTAAGTCTGAGTTAGCCGACACAATCAGCGATGAAGCTGCTAGAAAGGGAATCCAAGAATTCCGCAAACTCTGCATTCCATCTGAGGCGATCGCACGCTCGATTCAGTTTGCTATCTCCCAACCTGATGATGTGGATGTGAGCGAAATGATCGTTAGACCAACCGCAAGTCCTTACTAA
- a CDS encoding SDR family NAD(P)-dependent oxidoreductase: protein MTQHRPKIALVTGASRGLGKNTALNLAKKGVDVIVTYHNGKEEANRVVAEIELIGAKAIVLQLDTSNIKSFNGFAEEVKRSLQENWQTEHFDFLVNNAGVGVYASFSDTTEDDFDRLMNIHFKGVFFLTQKLLPLIEDGGRIVNISSGLARFTYPGYAAYASMKGAIEVLTRYMAKELGSRQITVNVVAPGAIETDFGGGTVRDNLDLNNLIASQTALGRVGLPDDIGGAIAALLSEESRWINGQRIEVSGGQSL, encoded by the coding sequence ATGACACAGCACAGACCAAAAATCGCATTGGTAACTGGAGCAAGCCGAGGGCTGGGCAAAAATACCGCTTTAAACCTTGCTAAAAAAGGTGTAGATGTAATTGTGACTTATCACAATGGCAAAGAAGAAGCCAATAGAGTTGTTGCGGAGATCGAATTGATTGGTGCAAAAGCCATCGTCCTGCAATTGGATACTTCCAATATTAAATCCTTTAATGGATTTGCTGAAGAAGTGAAGCGATCTCTCCAAGAAAACTGGCAGACCGAGCATTTCGATTTTCTTGTCAACAATGCTGGTGTTGGAGTTTATGCCTCTTTTTCAGATACGACCGAAGATGATTTTGATCGCTTGATGAATATTCACTTCAAGGGTGTTTTCTTCCTCACCCAAAAACTACTTCCGCTGATCGAGGATGGCGGGCGGATCGTGAATATTTCGTCTGGGCTTGCCCGTTTTACCTACCCAGGTTATGCCGCCTATGCCAGCATGAAGGGTGCGATCGAGGTTTTGACTCGCTATATGGCTAAAGAATTAGGCTCCAGACAAATTACCGTAAATGTGGTGGCTCCAGGTGCGATCGAAACTGATTTTGGTGGTGGTACGGTACGGGACAATCTAGATCTGAACAATTTGATTGCTTCCCAAACTGCCTTGGGTCGTGTTGGTCTTCCTGATGATATTGGTGGTGCGATCGCAGCTTTACTGTCCGAAGAAAGTAGATGGATTAATGGGCAGAGAATCGAAGTCTCTGGCGGTCAGTCTCTGTAA
- a CDS encoding AraC family transcriptional regulator: protein MVIEIINHKINLNATAQIPQKIANQCQELATLVARHTEGIGNGFHRTAIDLLEFQRQSSAPSALRGVSNPIFAILLQGKKEALLGEETYRYGAGQYLVVSVDLPISGFVVEATPEKPYLGFKLNLDPLQLCDIITSQTSLNISKKVKSVRGLFVSNADAPLLDCALRLTKLLDTPQDIPILAPMIIREIYYRLLMGEQGESVRQIATSGSNMQRIAEVIQLLKTDFAQPMRVENLADRVSMSPSSFHYHFKEVTSMSPLQYQKQLRLLEARRLMLAENSDAANAAYQVGYESPSQFNREYSRMFGAPPIKDIERLRTV, encoded by the coding sequence ATGGTGATTGAAATCATTAACCACAAAATAAATTTAAATGCGACGGCACAGATCCCACAGAAGATTGCAAATCAATGCCAAGAACTAGCGACCTTAGTAGCACGTCACACCGAAGGAATAGGAAACGGTTTTCATAGAACAGCGATCGATTTACTAGAATTTCAGCGACAATCTTCCGCTCCCTCCGCGCTCCGTGGAGTTTCCAATCCAATTTTTGCTATCCTGCTTCAGGGCAAAAAAGAAGCTTTGCTGGGGGAAGAAACCTATCGTTATGGTGCGGGTCAATACCTTGTGGTTTCGGTTGATTTGCCAATAAGTGGATTTGTGGTAGAGGCGACTCCAGAAAAGCCCTATTTAGGATTTAAGCTAAATTTAGATCCACTCCAGCTTTGCGATATTATTACTTCCCAAACCAGTCTAAATATAAGCAAAAAAGTAAAATCGGTGAGAGGCTTGTTTGTGAGTAATGCTGATGCTCCACTACTCGACTGCGCGCTGCGATTGACAAAGCTTTTGGATACGCCCCAAGATATTCCCATTTTGGCTCCGATGATTATCCGCGAAATCTATTATCGGCTTTTGATGGGCGAACAAGGCGAGTCTGTGCGCCAGATTGCTACGTCGGGTAGCAATATGCAGCGCATCGCTGAAGTTATTCAATTGCTTAAGACTGATTTTGCTCAACCGATGCGAGTTGAGAATCTTGCTGATCGGGTCAGTATGTCTCCTTCATCTTTCCATTATCATTTCAAAGAAGTTACATCCATGAGTCCCCTTCAATATCAAAAGCAACTAAGACTATTGGAAGCACGTCGCCTCATGCTTGCCGAAAACTCCGATGCGGCAAATGCTGCTTATCAAGTAGGTTACGAGAGTCCATCACAATTTAACCGCGAGTATTCTCGTATGTTCGGTGCGCCACCAATAAAGGACATTGAACGTTTGCGAACTGTTTGA
- a CDS encoding DMT family transporter, which produces MNMLIALIGAGSGGSFLAIGAAANTRLRKTLQSSIGAAAINFVVGSLTLTLLILLGIFGSQNLDRLPQVPWWAFLSGLLGAIYVTLNTIIIPKLGLTTTALAVVCSQMTGSLLIDQWGWFGVTPHPISPARIVAIALLLIAVTLTQFDRDDRRHTL; this is translated from the coding sequence ATGAATATGCTCATTGCTTTGATTGGTGCGGGTTCAGGTGGTAGTTTTTTAGCGATCGGTGCAGCTGCAAATACGCGATTGCGAAAGACTTTGCAATCTTCGATTGGAGCAGCAGCAATTAATTTTGTAGTGGGTTCGCTGACTCTGACTCTCCTAATTCTATTGGGAATCTTTGGTTCTCAAAATCTGGATCGACTGCCTCAAGTTCCTTGGTGGGCTTTTTTAAGCGGCTTACTCGGGGCTATCTATGTGACTTTAAACACGATCATCATTCCCAAATTAGGACTAACGACAACGGCTTTAGCTGTGGTGTGTAGCCAGATGACTGGTTCTCTGTTGATCGATCAATGGGGCTGGTTTGGAGTGACACCGCATCCCATTAGCCCTGCGAGAATTGTGGCGATCGCGTTGTTATTAATTGCCGTGACACTGACTCAATTTGATCGAGATGATCGTAGACATACCCTATGA
- a CDS encoding DMT family transporter — MTSLPLKHLQSIASRYQIYLYLLLALLSGALLPIQASFNAQLARSLNSVPLAADISYIVGTLVLVVLIATQKFGHPDWSAIAKAPKWSLIGGILGTWYICSSTYFTSVLGTTLTLGLVVGGQSLAGIIVDHYGWLDLPKHRLTRNRRFAIGLLIVAIFFLAQS, encoded by the coding sequence ATGACATCTCTTCCTTTGAAACACCTACAGTCGATCGCATCGCGATATCAAATCTATTTGTATTTACTACTCGCGCTCTTGAGTGGTGCACTGCTGCCCATTCAAGCCAGTTTCAATGCCCAATTAGCCCGATCGCTAAATTCTGTTCCCTTAGCCGCAGACATCTCCTATATCGTCGGCACATTGGTTTTAGTGGTACTAATTGCGACGCAAAAGTTCGGGCATCCTGATTGGTCGGCGATCGCCAAAGCCCCGAAATGGAGTCTGATCGGTGGAATACTGGGGACTTGGTATATCTGTTCGAGTACTTACTTCACTTCAGTTTTAGGTACTACTCTGACCTTGGGATTGGTGGTCGGAGGACAGTCCCTCGCAGGTATTATCGTCGATCATTACGGTTGGTTGGACTTGCCCAAACATCGACTCACGCGCAATCGTCGCTTTGCGATCGGTTTATTAATCGTCGCTATCTTCTTTCTCGCGCAATCTTAA
- a CDS encoding MarR family winged helix-turn-helix transcriptional regulator, with protein sequence MEQDKIDLICEQWRWELPQLDTSPLGIVGRVLRIARLLEKHREMVLAEYGLSVWSFDVVTTLRRQGKPYQLKPTDLYSLLMLSSGATTNRIDRLEQDGIVMRLRDPSDRRSVIVQLTSKGVQLADVVIPKLLKSEQDLLSQFANADERESFIAILRQLLVSLDNNLE encoded by the coding sequence ATGGAACAAGATAAAATTGATCTTATTTGTGAGCAATGGCGATGGGAATTGCCTCAATTAGACACTTCTCCACTGGGCATAGTTGGGCGAGTGCTAAGGATAGCCCGTCTGCTCGAAAAACATCGCGAAATGGTTCTGGCGGAATATGGGTTGAGTGTTTGGTCGTTTGATGTGGTCACAACTCTAAGGCGGCAGGGAAAGCCCTATCAACTCAAGCCTACCGACTTGTATAGTTTGCTCATGCTCTCGTCAGGGGCAACGACTAACCGCATCGATCGCTTAGAACAGGATGGCATTGTCATGCGCCTGCGAGATCCTAGCGATCGCCGCAGTGTAATCGTACAATTGACCTCTAAAGGAGTTCAATTGGCTGATGTAGTAATTCCGAAATTATTGAAAAGTGAACAGGATTTACTCAGTCAGTTTGCTAATGCTGATGAAAGGGAATCTTTCATAGCGATACTACGACAATTGCTAGTATCCCTCGACAACAATCTGGAGTAG
- a CDS encoding Nif11-like leader peptide family natural product precursor has protein sequence MAFEQIEAFLKKMQSEPELKNEVVAASTADDVARIALKLGFEFSGDELLRMSGKKVDRVTVRKTDIPGEYN, from the coding sequence ATGGCTTTTGAGCAAATCGAAGCATTTTTAAAGAAAATGCAGTCTGAACCTGAACTGAAAAATGAGGTGGTCGCAGCATCAACCGCAGATGATGTTGCGCGAATAGCACTAAAGCTTGGTTTTGAATTTTCAGGTGATGAATTATTGAGAATGTCAGGGAAGAAAGTTGACAGGGTTACTGTTAGAAAAACTGATATTCCTGGAGAGTACAACTAA
- a CDS encoding nuclease A inhibitor family protein → MTTKETTDRLSTLSKDLLFPSESEYPLEPFTWKSATLKPETILTRSQKPSDTPIEAIALDDFFAPVVTDEDWFEDEDRAIAQRFRDLQAAIATLENVQVFKVGAVEIDVYIVGAIGPDLIGLKTTVIET, encoded by the coding sequence ATGACCACCAAAGAAACCACCGATCGCCTCTCGACCCTATCCAAAGATTTGCTATTCCCAAGCGAATCCGAATATCCCCTAGAACCGTTCACTTGGAAATCTGCAACCCTTAAACCTGAAACCATCCTCACGCGATCGCAAAAACCTTCAGACACGCCAATCGAAGCGATCGCCCTAGATGATTTCTTTGCGCCCGTTGTCACCGATGAAGATTGGTTTGAAGATGAAGATCGAGCGATCGCCCAAAGGTTTCGCGATCTCCAAGCTGCGATCGCTACATTAGAAAATGTCCAAGTTTTTAAAGTTGGCGCAGTCGAAATTGATGTTTATATCGTTGGTGCGATCGGACCAGATCTAATCGGCTTAAAAACAACGGTAATTGAAACCTAA
- a CDS encoding NAD(P)/FAD-dependent oxidoreductase, translated as MNQVADIVVIGSGIGGLCCAGLLAKYGLKVIVCESHSIAGGAAHSFTRQGYTFDSGPSLFSGMSALPSTNPLAHVLDALEEKIDWLTYDGWGCAMPEGQFFAAVGNDSFSEILTNLRTKQAVQEWQKLQTVMLPLGRAATALPPIALRNDWQVALSAGKYFWKMLRELPQLPMLTQPFSKILEAEVSDPFVLNWMNLLCFMLSGLPANGTLTAEIAFMFADWYRPDVQLDYPKGGVGVVVDALVMGMQKHGGELRLNTHVQEIILNGENATGVRLANGETIHAKRAVVSGTSIWDTLKLLPLSERSPKKLHQLHKERQDIPACPSFMHLHLGIEASDLPKDLPCHWLVVNDWEVGVAAPQNVVAVSMPSVLDPSLSPIGKHTIHAYTPATEPFELWSGLDRKSEAYEQLKQERAEILWQGIERYIPDIRTRCEVTLIGTPLTHARFLRRDRGSYGPAIAAGQGIFPNANTPLSNLYCCGDSTFPGIGLPAVAASGEILANSLASLKQQQNMLNEIF; from the coding sequence ATGAATCAAGTAGCAGACATAGTAGTAATAGGCAGTGGTATTGGTGGGCTATGCTGTGCAGGGCTGCTGGCAAAATATGGACTCAAAGTCATTGTTTGTGAAAGCCATAGCATTGCAGGGGGAGCCGCCCATAGCTTTACTCGTCAAGGCTATACATTTGATTCAGGTCCATCGCTATTTTCAGGAATGTCTGCACTACCTTCCACCAATCCTTTAGCCCATGTGCTTGATGCTTTAGAAGAGAAAATTGATTGGCTAACCTACGACGGATGGGGATGTGCCATGCCCGAAGGTCAATTCTTTGCCGCCGTTGGGAACGACTCATTTAGCGAAATCTTAACCAACCTGAGAACCAAGCAGGCAGTTCAAGAATGGCAAAAATTACAAACAGTGATGTTGCCGCTAGGGAGAGCCGCTACCGCCTTACCACCGATCGCTCTACGGAATGACTGGCAGGTAGCTCTATCCGCAGGTAAGTACTTCTGGAAGATGCTGAGAGAACTACCGCAACTTCCAATGCTGACCCAGCCCTTTTCCAAGATCCTAGAAGCAGAAGTTAGCGACCCATTTGTCTTGAACTGGATGAACTTGCTCTGCTTCATGCTGTCAGGACTACCCGCCAATGGTACACTCACCGCCGAAATTGCCTTTATGTTTGCCGATTGGTATCGCCCTGATGTCCAACTTGACTATCCCAAAGGTGGAGTCGGAGTCGTTGTCGATGCGTTAGTAATGGGAATGCAAAAGCATGGAGGAGAATTACGGCTCAATACCCATGTGCAAGAAATTATCCTCAATGGGGAAAATGCTACAGGCGTGAGGTTAGCTAACGGCGAGACAATTCATGCGAAGCGAGCCGTAGTTTCAGGAACATCGATTTGGGATACCTTGAAATTATTACCGCTATCAGAGCGATCGCCTAAAAAACTGCACCAATTACATAAAGAGCGGCAAGACATCCCCGCTTGTCCTAGCTTTATGCATTTACATCTAGGCATAGAAGCATCGGATTTACCCAAAGATTTGCCCTGTCACTGGTTAGTTGTAAACGATTGGGAAGTCGGAGTGGCAGCCCCACAAAATGTTGTTGCCGTATCCATGCCTTCGGTCTTAGACCCATCCCTCTCGCCCATAGGCAAGCATACAATTCATGCTTATACGCCTGCAACGGAACCCTTTGAGTTATGGTCAGGCTTAGATCGTAAATCTGAGGCTTATGAACAATTAAAACAAGAACGGGCTGAAATTCTATGGCAAGGGATAGAGCGTTATATTCCCGATATAAGAACTCGCTGCGAAGTTACTTTGATTGGAACACCCCTAACCCATGCAAGATTCCTGAGAAGAGATCGCGGCAGTTATGGGCCAGCGATCGCGGCAGGACAGGGGATATTTCCAAATGCTAATACTCCCTTATCAAATTTGTATTGTTGTGGTGATTCCACTTTCCCTGGTATCGGCTTGCCTGCGGTTGCCGCCAGTGGCGAGATTCTGGCTAATTCTCTGGCTTCGCTGAAGCAGCAGCAAAATATGTTGAACGAAATCTTTTAA
- a CDS encoding DUF3859 domain-containing protein — MPENITQEQFNQVIAEIQKISDQGGGSVTIDQAREILQEMNLPSELLEEALLQVKRKQVQAEQNRLNFIVVGGAILILTVAVIGTFFWQQQQSQVLEQVKSQSGKITLAVSKDKSIQVVSPPNEIAYSVILENAPIGQTLSMGCNWINPQGLTAHQNRYQTKQITTAIWNTQCKYKLDSGAVLGKWQVTMLINDRPLSTATFEVK; from the coding sequence ATGCCTGAAAATATAACTCAAGAACAGTTTAATCAGGTAATTGCAGAAATACAAAAGATTTCTGATCAGGGTGGTGGTTCTGTGACCATTGACCAAGCTAGAGAGATTTTGCAGGAAATGAATCTGCCCTCTGAATTACTAGAAGAAGCTCTGCTGCAAGTTAAACGAAAACAAGTCCAAGCAGAACAAAATCGCCTTAATTTTATAGTTGTCGGTGGAGCCATATTAATCTTAACTGTAGCGGTTATAGGAACTTTCTTTTGGCAACAACAGCAAAGTCAAGTCTTAGAGCAAGTAAAAAGTCAAAGCGGAAAAATTACCCTCGCTGTAAGTAAAGATAAGAGCATTCAAGTGGTTTCTCCTCCGAATGAAATTGCCTATAGTGTAATTTTAGAAAATGCTCCAATTGGGCAGACTCTATCTATGGGCTGTAATTGGATCAATCCCCAAGGTCTTACGGCGCATCAAAATCGTTACCAAACCAAGCAAATTACTACCGCCATCTGGAATACGCAATGCAAATATAAACTTGATTCTGGTGCTGTGCTTGGGAAGTGGCAGGTCACAATGCTGATCAATGATCGTCCTTTATCTACGGCTACGTTTGAGGTGAAGTAA